A segment of the Phaeodactylum tricornutum CCAP 1055/1 PHATR_bd_5x5 genomic scaffold, whole genome shotgun sequence genome:
CATGGAGGGGCAAATTGGAGTAACGATCTCTGGTTCGTGCACTGCGGGGATTCGTCGAGAGTAACAAGTAGATAACCTTCGTTTGGTGCCCCAGAGCTAGCGCGATACCCAGCGAACTCATATGATCCAAACCATCTAATTCCATCAATACTTCTGGTCCCTTGGATGCAAGTAGTTGCAGTACGTCTAAGGCGGCATTGAATCTGAGCGCAATGTTTATCGGATAAACGTATCGCTCCACCGCCTGCAGTTTGCTCGTTTGACCACCCATGTTTCTCTCACATACAATCGAAACCTTTCTGCGAATACCTTCGGGATCGAAGCGCAAAGCGCTTTCCACTATCGTGATTGTTGTAGGGTACAGCTTGCAGGAATTGTGTAGCAGGGAATTATAATCCATGGTGTCTGACGCTGTAGCTAGCGGCGAATTGGATCGAGATCCAAATTCTGTCGTAGCGTAGGGATTAGAGATGCGCAGCTGTGCATCGGCTTGTGCAGAGCCACTGCCTGTTGATGGGGAAACCCCTGAACCTATTGCGACAGTATCCGATATGGATCGGAATCGAGGTGGAGGCTGCAAGGATTGAAGCCCACCGGGTTGCAGTATGGGCGAATGCCCTGTCGCAAAAGGCGCATTCCCAGCAGAGCCACTAGTCGTCACAGCCACCGGAGCTCCGGAAAATTCAATTTTTCTCGACAGCGCGTTCGTCTTGTGATCTTTTGTCGTATCAAAGTTTCGCTTCGCTGGAAGCCTCATGATTTCGGTGACGAGTGGAGACGGTCGAATAGTATTTGTGGTGCGAGACGGAAAGCTTGAATGCAACAAGGAAGTATCGGAGCCCGAGACGTAGATACCGCTCTTCTCGTTCGCTGCGTCTTTCACCGCCCACTTGTTTTGCAAAGAATCAAACTGTTCCGATTCCAGTTGCTGATGCTTTCTTTGTTTGGTGGAGACCATGTCGCGCTGCTTTTGGCCTAACGGGTACTGTGTAATCCTTGCGGGGTCAATTTGGGAGCTTTCGACGTTACGCGGTAGCATAGGGAAGTACATTTGTGTTTGTGGCTGATTGGGTGGGGTtgaagttgttgttgttgttgttgttgttgcaggCAGTAGTTCCGTGCCGTCGCCGTGGTCGACCGTCCTACTGCTGCGCGGAGAAATCGGTCGAGTTGGTGTCGAGACAAACGATCGGTTCGCAGTTTCGGTAGACGCTAGCGAAGCATTTGGAACAAAGTCGGCGTTGTACATGGGAGTCCAATTGCTGTTTGAATCCGAGGAAGTGGACGGCGGATGGGAAAGATTGTTGAAAAAAGAATGGTCTGTCGCGGGAGCGTTCCGCCAACGCGGAGCGGCATTCGCTTCTGGTTTCATTCAATTGCAGTGTGTGTGTTTTACAAGGTAGACGAGGATAACCTGCACTGCGATGAAAACGtaaaaaagaaggaaataAGATGTTGGATGATCGCGTCGAGAAGTTGGTAGACAATTCACGAAAGCGTGGCTTCGGTCCGGCCCTTCCACACTTCCGTCACCGAAAAAGACTATCTAGCTTTTGCATTTGTAATAGTCGATGCTCTCTCGACGTCTCCGGAACACGCTCGTATTCGGAACGGAACACCCGACCAAAAGCTGAACTACCATACTCATGCGGTGTGGAAGGAATCGATGGAACGTATGTCCGCAGTCCGGGTGGAAATCACTTAGGAGACGAGGAATGTCGGTTCACACACGGAACGCTCAAATCCTACTAAGCAAAAGCACGACATGCCGTAAAAGACCAAACACTTACTTAGCAGTTGAAGTTCAAGTTTGCGTCCTTCTTTCCGTTCTCAAAAGATTCAAATGACCGGCGGCTGGTTTCGTGTCGGAAAAAGGCTGTTTTCGCCCCTGTTCCTTCGAAGGGCGAACGTCAGGAGTTCCAAGACAGTAGGGGGCGGCAGTATCCCTACCAACCTCAGAACCGTCAACATGAATTTCGACCGTTTCGGAACTTACAGGCGGCGCGAATCACGCCACGGCCGATGAGGGCTGCTGTCCAGCCCAAAATTCAACACATCGCACCGGCTTTCATCACAACGTAGGGGTGCCATCCAAGCAGCTTTCTTACAGCAAGCCGAGGGAACAAGCAACCCCGTTACGACATTTTTCGTGCAGTGGACCAACCGAAATGACATCGATTTGACGTTACCATTTACGTTCTAATTTCACTGTTGGTAGTGACTCTGAAAGCCCGCGTCGACATCGACATCGACGTCGATTCGGGACTACTGGTTATatatttgaagtcaagtCAATGTCATAATACATCGACTGTCGAGGAAATTTTGCTTCGCCCAGTAGCTCGTTTTCGCCTTGTATGTGCCGCATGCGATGATGGTCACTCACGATGTCTGGAGTTTTGGTAATTTAATTCCAGCAAGCTGACCACCAACTTTTTGTTCCCGCCCGAGGCTTTGGGCAGTCACCACAATTATTCTGAGCAGATGCGCATGGAACTTGAACCATAACTTGTCCAGCCCTAAAGTAGTAACCAAATTGTGCTGATGAGCTTTCCGATCACAGACATGCTGGTTGAGCTGGATGCTCTCCCACTATTGGTGGACAGTTTCTAACTCTTGGGAAGTGGCAGCTTGGCGACGGTTTTATGGAATCATATCCTTATTGGAATCCTTGAGAGGACGGTATGTATGTTGGACGGCCTTAATGTCAATAAAATTGGACCGCTGCGCAGTGCAAGAGAGAGGACAGAGGAGATTGCGGATGCCGTCTTCCACATGTTTGCCGGTGGCAAAACCGGTTGGACCGAAGACAAACATTGACCATAGTAGATCTGCAACAACGCCATCTCCAGCCAGCAACACACTATCACGAACGACTTCAGCAGTTGAAATTGTGGGACATCGCGTTTTGTTGTTAGTGGTGTTGACATttttcttactgttagcgtGGTAAGGATTCTTTAGTCACAGCAATATACCCGGGCTCGACAACACGGGCCACACCACATTCAGCCATTGGTTGGGATTGTGCAAGAATGAAATGGTCTAGGGAGTATAATTGTGAAAGCAGGCTATATATTCAAGGAGATATAGCATTGTATTAGAGTCATACCAAAGCAGAGAAAATGAACAAAATTGAAAACATCAATGTTTGTGGCTAGGGGAGCTTAGTTTTGTGCACAAACTGCCATTGGCCTGTTGCATATATTGTGCGGAACGTGAAAATTCGAGTCAGGCTGCAGAGCAGAGGATATAGCAACACAATGACTATCATTTGCGGAATGCACGAGGGACGCATTAAATTGTCATCTTATTGAGAGTTATCACAAACATAAACAAAAAGCCATAAGGGAAGTAAATCTCATTATAACGGTTGCTGCATACTATGAGGAGATGGTCTGTAGGTATGTTTGGATGAATtcatttcacagtcaattgccTATTGAATCATCAAATTTTGTATGTGCCACTTTGTTCCAGCATGTCGACTTTGTGGCCAAACTTGACGCTCTCCTCTCCTACAGAGTAACGAGTGCAAAGACACACGCACTGCACAACTTCTGTAATGGTAAGGACTGCTGCACAGCATCACCAAGTACTCACTTTCCTGCTTGAGCTTGAATCCTATGAAGTAACCTGCGAGCTGGCAAACATTGACACATTACACCATTGCTGCACAACGTTAAAGTTTATAGCAGAAGAAACAGCTTGCGCACCATTCGAAACAGCTCAAcatcaccaaacaagaaCAAGGTAAAGGTAGGGGTGGAATGAAAATGTTGGCTGGTGGTTTCCTGCTCGAGCCCAAGTCATATGCAGCAATCTACCAGCTAGGAAGCATAGACACATTGCAAAGTCGCTGCGCCACCATACATTAACAACCAGTAGCAAAAAGTATGCACAACATGCGCAAAGAAGTGAAAATCACCAAAAACTGAAACGAAGGAAAAGCGGGTCTTGGTTCTTCCTTGGACCTCATATTGAAAGACGCAAGAAATATGCACATTATTCGCGCACAATTAAACATCACCAAAGAAAGAGCGGACTTGGTTCTTGCTCGGGCCTAACATTATTTGTGAGTACACCGAAATGTCCGCGATTAAATTAGAAGACGATTTAAATCCATGCAGCATTTCTCTCCTCACATCACGGTCAATCACATAACTGCATATGTCTGCCCATGCGCCATCCCTTATGCCCTGAGGCTTTCATTTTTCTCACACCCCCGCAAACTAAAAGGAGTGTTCCGCAAAACAGCAAacatggaagaagacaacaatAGCTGCATGTGAGTTGATCCGCTCCATGCTGCGTAGATATCTACTCTTTCGCCCCTGTAAGACTAACTCGTCCATGTTGCTTTTCCTGTTTGAAGTTCTCCCTTTCCCTACGTAAGTTGTCTTTGCTATTTTCCAAGATGCGTTGACATTGCCTTGTAAATTAAATTTTCGCTCTGAAGTGATACCAATTTAGTAGCTTACTTTTCCTCTTCATGAACAGGGCCCTTGGACCGCATTGCCCTTAGGTTTGGCTTTCTTCGCGACAATATTTACATCCGTCGCTGCTTTCGGATGCAAGTTCCTGGAAATACAACTCAACTCTGAAACTCTTTCCGCTGGGTTCTGGAAGTATGAGCACCCTGATTTAGGGTGTACATCTTATGCAGTTGGCGACGATTCTGATGACGCGCCTATCCAGATTGCCAAATATGTTGGACTACTTGCATCGCTCCTCAGTTACGCTTGCTTCGCATGCTTGGTCGCTACTACTTTCCTTGTCATTCcaaacaaaattgtgaaAGCATGTTGTATCACCATGTGTGTTCTGCCCGTTCTCATGTTGACTCTTTTTGTGAGTTTTGCTAGCAAACTGTGTAGGGAGAACCTTTTAAGCAATTCAAACACGTACTGCGTTCCCGATTC
Coding sequences within it:
- a CDS encoding predicted protein; its protein translation is MKPEANAAPRWRNAPATDHSFFNNLSHPPSTSSDSNSNWTPMYNADFVPNASLASTETANRSFVSTPTRPISPRSSRTVDHGDGTELLPATTTTTTTTSTPPNQPQTQMYFPMLPRNVESSQIDPARITQYPLGQKQRDMVSTKQRKHQQLESEQFDSLQNKWAVKDAANEKSGIYVSGSDTSLLHSSFPSRTTNTIRPSPLVTEIMRLPAKRNFDTTKDHKTNALSRKIEFSGAPVAVTTSGSAGNAPFATGHSPILQPGGLQSLQPPPRFRSISDTVAIGSGVSPSTGSGSAQADAQLRISNPYATTEFGSRSNSPLATASDTMDYNSLLHNSCKLYPTTITIVESALRFDPEGIRRKVSIVCERNMGGQTSKLQAVERYVYPINIALRFNAALDVLQLLASKGPEVLMELDGLDHMSSLGIALALGHQTKVIYLLLSTNPRSARTRDRYSNLPLHVAVRQPSITLEIVEMVHMAFPEAIKARNFHGQTPLDVAVRTAACPDAVLNYLQISAFGQLEAAADHFDDSDLSS